The following coding sequences lie in one Aspergillus puulaauensis MK2 DNA, chromosome 3, nearly complete sequence genomic window:
- a CDS encoding putative TOM core complex subunit Tom6 (COG:S;~EggNog:ENOG410PTJ0;~InterPro:IPR020266;~PFAM:PF17112;~TransMembrane:1 (o26-49i);~go_component: GO:0005742 - mitochondrial outer membrane translocase complex [Evidence IEA];~go_process: GO:0030150 - protein import into mitochondrial matrix [Evidence IEA]) translates to MAPRQTEKGLFQAAYEQVTSPEHTTIVRSILVFGAGVAFLHSSLSELLLPPA, encoded by the exons ATGGCTCCCAGACAGACCGAGAAGGGCCTTTTCCAGGCCGCCTACGAACAGGTTACTTCGCCTGAGCACACCACCATCGTTAGGAGCATCCTTGTTTTCGGT GCCGGCGTTGCTTTCCTCCACAGCAGCCTTTCtgagctcctccttcctcc TGCTTAA